AGCGGGCCCTTGCCGTCGATCGGCTCGCCCAGCGCGTTCACGACGCGGCCCAGCAGTTCCGGACCGACCGGCACTTCCAGGATGCGGCCGGTGGTCTTGGCGACGTCGCCTTCGCGCAGGTGCTCGTAGTCACCCAGGACCACGGCGCCGACCGAGTCGCGTTCCAGGTTCAGGGCCAGTGCGAAGGTGTTGTTCGGCAGTTCGATCATTTCGCCCTGCATCACGTCGGCCAGACCGAAGATGCGCACGATGCCGTCGGACACGCTGGTCACGGTGCCTTCGTTGCGCGATTCCGCGGCCAGCTTGACCTTCTCGATGCGGTTCTTGATCAGTTCGCTGATTTCGGAGGGGTTGAGCGTGGTTGCCATCGTCAAGTCCTAGTGCCGGCAGCGGGGCCGGACGTTAAATGAATTCAGTTAGCGAGCGCGGTCTGCAGACGGGCCAGCTTGCCCTTCAGCGAACCATCGATGACCACGTCGCCGGCGTCGATCACGGCGCCGCCGATCAGCGAGGCATCCACCGCGGTGGTCACGTCGACCTCGCGGTTGAAGCGCTTGCGCAGCGCAGCCTTGATCGCGTCCAGCTCGCCGGCCGACAGTTCGGCCGCCGAGGTCACCGTGGCCTTGACCACGTGCTCGGCTTCGGCGCGCAGGGCGTCGAACATGCCGGAGATTTCCGGCAGCAGCGGCAGACGATGCGATTCGGCCAGGATGGCCAGGAAGCGCGAGTAGGTCTCGCCGTGGGACACCGGCGCCAGCAGGGCGACGGCGTCGTCACGACCCAGCTCCGGGTTGGCGAGCAGGGCCGCCACGCGCGGGTCGGCGGCGACGTGGGCGGAGAACGCCAGGGCGTCCGACCACGGCGCGAACGCGCCTTCGTCGCGCGCGGTCGCGAACGCGGCGCGGGCGTACGGGCGGGCAAGCGTGAGGGCCTGGCTCATCCTTAGATCTCCGAGGCCAGCTCGTCGAGCAGCGCCTTGTGGGCGTTGGCGTCGATTTCGCGCTTGAGCAGCTTTTCGGCACCGGTCACGGCCAGCGCGGACACCTGCTTGCGCAGATCTTCACGGGCACGGTTGGCGGCGGCGTCGATTTCAGCCTGGGCCAGTTCCTTCTGACGGGTGGCTTCGGTGATCGCTTCGTTACGGGCAGCATCAACGATCTGGTTGGCACGCGCGTGGGCCTGATCGATGATCTCGTTGGCCTTGGTGCGGGCTTCCTTCAGCGCTTCGTTGACCTTCTCCTGCGCCTGGGCCAGATCTTTCTGGCTGCGGTCGGCAGCAGCGAGGCCTTCAGCAATCTTCTGCTGGCGCTCTTCGATCGCGTTCATCAGCGGCGGCCAGATCTTGGTCGCGATGATCCAGATCAGACCAGCGAAGGCCAGCGCCTGCGCAAGAAGGGTGAAATTGATATTCATGGTTAGCTCGATCGCTGGTTTCGGGGTGGACGTGCCGCCGAAGCGGCACATCCGGCCTTCATCCGAAACCGGGTGCCATCAGCACCCGGTCGTCTCAAACCGCTGTATCAGCCGGCCAGAGCCTTGGTGACGGCGCCAGCAAAGGCAGCCGACAGCGGGTTGGCGAAGGCCAGCAGCAGGCCAACGGCGACCGAGATGATGAACGCGGCGTCGATCAGGCCGGCGGTGATGAACATGCGGACCTGCAGGACCGGGATCAGTTCCGGCTGGCGGGCGGCCGACTCCAGGAACTTACCAGCCATGATGGCCAGACCCAGACCGGCGCCCAGCGCGGCCAGGCCGATCATGATGCCGACGGCAAGGGCGGTGGAGCTCTGAATCTGCGCGAAGTTGGTCAGGACGGCGAAGTACATGGTTATCTCCAGGAACTTAAGTTGCTAAGGGTGATGAAACGGATGAAGGTTGAAACGCGTTGAAGCTTGAAACTCAGTGAGCGTCTTCCGACAGGCTCAGGTACACGATCGACAGCATCATGAAGATGAAGGCCTGCAGCGGGATCACCAGCAGATGGAACAGCATCCAGCCAAGGCCGAACGCACCACCGGCAATGGCACCGAAGAAACCGGCACCACCCAGCACCCAGATCAGCAGGAACACGATTTCGCCGCCGAACATGTTGCCGAACAGTCGCATCGCCAGCGAGATCGGCTTGCTCAGCCACTCGACGATGTTGAGGATCAGGTTGAACGGCATCATCCACTTGCCGAACGGCGCCGTCAGGAATTCCTTGATGAAGCCAAGCAGGCCCTTGGACTTCAGCGCGAAGAACAGCATCAGGAAGAACACGCTGATGGCCATGCCGAGGGTGGCATTGACGTCAGCGGTCGGCACCGGCTTCCAGTAGTGCACGCCCACCCATTCCAGCGGCTTGGCGATGAAATCGGCCGGGATCATCTTCAGCAGATTCATCAACAGGATCCAGAAGAAGATCGTGATGGCGATCGGCGTGACCAGCTTGCTCTTGCCGTGGTAGGTGTCCTTGGCCTGGCGGTCGACGAACTCCAGGCAGATCTCGACGAAGGCCTGCCACTTGCCCGGCACGCCGGCGGTGGCCTTGCGGGTACCCAGCCAGAACGCGACAACGATCACCAGGCCCATCAGGACGGCGGTAAGGAAGGTATCGACGTGGATATGCCAGAACATACCCTCACCCTTGCCGACCGGTGCGGTCAGGTTGTGCAGGTGATGCTGGATGTAGCTGGTAGGGGTTAGAGCCTCGCCCGCCATGTGTCCGGAACCTTCAGTTAATTGAATTCTGTCAACGCCTGGCCATGGCCAGGACCTGGAACATCAAGCCGACAGCGATACCGGCCA
This portion of the Stenotrophomonas sp. WZN-1 genome encodes:
- a CDS encoding F0F1 ATP synthase subunit B, with amino-acid sequence MNINFTLLAQALAFAGLIWIIATKIWPPLMNAIEERQQKIAEGLAAADRSQKDLAQAQEKVNEALKEARTKANEIIDQAHARANQIVDAARNEAITEATRQKELAQAEIDAAANRAREDLRKQVSALAVTGAEKLLKREIDANAHKALLDELASEI
- a CDS encoding F0F1 ATP synthase subunit delta encodes the protein MSQALTLARPYARAAFATARDEGAFAPWSDALAFSAHVAADPRVAALLANPELGRDDAVALLAPVSHGETYSRFLAILAESHRLPLLPEISGMFDALRAEAEHVVKATVTSAAELSAGELDAIKAALRKRFNREVDVTTAVDASLIGGAVIDAGDVVIDGSLKGKLARLQTALAN
- the atpB gene encoding F0F1 ATP synthase subunit A → MAGEALTPTSYIQHHLHNLTAPVGKGEGMFWHIHVDTFLTAVLMGLVIVVAFWLGTRKATAGVPGKWQAFVEICLEFVDRQAKDTYHGKSKLVTPIAITIFFWILLMNLLKMIPADFIAKPLEWVGVHYWKPVPTADVNATLGMAISVFFLMLFFALKSKGLLGFIKEFLTAPFGKWMMPFNLILNIVEWLSKPISLAMRLFGNMFGGEIVFLLIWVLGGAGFFGAIAGGAFGLGWMLFHLLVIPLQAFIFMMLSIVYLSLSEDAH
- the atpE gene encoding F0F1 ATP synthase subunit C; its protein translation is MYFAVLTNFAQIQSSTALAVGIMIGLAALGAGLGLAIMAGKFLESAARQPELIPVLQVRMFITAGLIDAAFIISVAVGLLLAFANPLSAAFAGAVTKALAG